The nucleotide sequence CTGGAATTTGCTGCAGCCCTAGAGCCTTGTGGGCATCGTTTTGCAGGGGTTGGGGCGCTGGCTGTGGCTGTTGtggctgttgttgctgtttgaaCAGTTTCGGTTGGATGGCTCCCCCCTGAGGGGGTTTAGGCTGAATGGGTGTTGGTGTGCGCTGAATGATCACGTTCTGCATGATTTGGCCTTGAGTTTGCGACTGGGGTCCAATTCCTGAACTTAGAGGGGAGCTTCCAAAGCCCACAAGTCCAGAAGGAGCAGTCATTGTAACgccactgctgctgtttgtgctgCTAACACAAACAGCCGGTCCATTTAAAGCTGGAGATCCCAAAGTGGCTTTGTTACCTTGGATCAGAAGTCCACCTCCTGTGCCTCCAAGCCCTGCCTGAGAACCAGCACCTGATACCTCTGGCCCAGACTGGTGCAGCTGGTAACCACCCATAGCTTTAGCCAGGATTGGCTGCCCAGACTGATTGATAGTCATGACTGTGGGCTGACCCACAACCTGAATCTGTCCGATACCCAAATGTCCAGACTGACTCCCGTTAGGAAGAGCTTGGAGACTTGAAATGGGTTGAAGCGTTACATTTCCCAGGCCTACAGGCTGCATAAATGGCTGAACGCTAATTGCCTTGTTCATGACCTGGGGTTGGAGCTGGAGGCCTTGCTGAGCAAGCACTGACCCTAGCATGTCAGCCGTGGCATTGGGAGGAGTAGCAGTGGTGCTTTGGGCTGACCCAGAGTAAATCGCTGCTGCTCCCCCAACACCTATGCCTACACCGACAGCAGCGCCTCCAGCCCCAGAGAGGCTGGCATCAGGTAGTGTCTGAACCACCTGCGTAAGGCCTGGAATCCCAAAGGAGCCCAGGTCCAGCTCAGCCTCTGCCTCTTGTAAGCTTTGCTCTGTGATGTTGGCTTCGGCCAAGCTCTGCTGCAGGATGTCACATGGCTCGTGATTTGTCCCAATGCCATTGCTCCCACCTTCACCACCCGGGGATCCACCCAAGATGTCATCATCCTCCAGGAAGTCCAGGTCAACACTGACTCTGGGCAGGCCTGCTGGCTCATTGGCCGATAGCTGGACTGCAGGCTGGACCTCTGGAACATGGCCCTTAAAGGAAAAGTtgtaagaaaagagagaagtgaaaaaagGTGATGGATGGATTTTGATGAGTAGATGTGATGAAGAGAAGCATAACTGAGGCAATACAGAAATGCAGACATGAAAACCCCACAAAAAAACCTACTGTCTCATCGCGGCAAATCAAAGCTTGGAAAGTGTAGATGTGTTAGTGGAAGGGGGAGGGGGTACTTGGACATGCATGCTACATAGATGGGTagaaaacaggaggaagaggattgGGGGATTTTACTCACCCCAGTGGTAGAGAAGAACGAGCTGGAGGGGTCACTCGAACCATCCAAAAGGTCGTCAGTGTCCAACTATAGACACACCCACCCAGGATAGGACAGACAGAAACCAAAGGCACCCAAACCAGCAGGCAAAAGCCACcaggacagaaaaacaaacagaccatcaaacagaggaggagggcaAGGAAAGGACAGAACATAGACCAGAGAACCCAGATTGTAAAGAACCAGTGAAAAGATACGGGACAGAGGGGCAAAATGATAGGAGTAACACAGAGTTGGGAAGCGTTAGTATTAGCATTTCTCATTTTGTGAAATAGCCCAATTAAAAAGGAAGGCAGGCTGAAACCATACATAGTGCACTCAAAAAGCAAAGACAACCACCGAGCAGagaaagcagtaaaaaaaggGGTAAATGAAAGCAGTGAGGGACGTGGGTTGCAAGGTGCATCAAGGTGTAGCCTGAAAGTACGGAGTCACACGAGCCCCAAAACTAAAATATGCGCCAATTAAGTCTCCCAATCAAATTAATTATAGAAAACCTTTTTGTGTACCCCCAcagattattttacttttttttctccatcttatACTCACATGGGTCTCAGATCCATGAAGAAAGTCATTGAGAGCTTCTGGGTCACTGCAAGGAGAAAACAATGTGATTCAAACCAGTAAATGACAAAAGAGATGAGTGAACGGTTTGTTATGATATCAAACTGTCCTCACACCGTGTTTCCAGTCACTTACCAAATTACATCTAGAAGGCACCTGCCGTCTTCATCATCCATGACAACtgttaaaagatgaaaaaggtTTGAAGTCAACCAActgtgatttgttttattatgaataCACTAACAAAAAAATGACCCCTCCCCCAGAGTAATATTTCCAATTATGTGTGTACGCTGTTATACGGTTATTACAACATCCTAATGTGTGATAGTTTAGCTCCATATTAATAGCGTAGTTATTTAATGGCACAGTGAAGTTTAAGTGTTAAATTATAGCTTTATTTTGACAAGTTATCCAAAATCTGATGATGAACTACAAAACTTTCATGCCGCTTTTTCTCCAGCTTCAAGTGCCTCTGAATGGCAATAATTGATGTCATatgataatatattatatagacAAAAACTTAATATGAcacttttataaaaatgtaaattcttTCAGGAAAGCTCTGCACAATAGTATTAGGACTCATTTACAGCATGGATAGTTCATGTTAAGTCTGTATTACACACTATTCAACACTACCTCagaactacaaaaaaaaaaaaaaaaaacttgttctCTTTTccagtttttgacattttcaacataTCAGAGGACTTAACTAACTatgcttgatcataaatatttaCTCTCGCATATTTACATTGTTGCTTATCTTTAACATGAGTAATTAAAACAGTTAGGAGTTCTTTGAAAGTGTTAAAAAACAGTTACTTTGGTTAATAGCTAGTTACATATCAGGGAATTtagttaaaattaaataaatgcatctCACAACCCCTGTATTTCCCACATTCAGACTGTGACTAAAATCTTGAAACATTACATCATCGATTACTGTCAGAGCTTTCTGTAGATCTTGTGAGAATAAAGCAAAGCAGAGTCTTACAGAGTTGCCCCTGATTAACTTTCTAAACATTCATGTTAATACCTAAAAGTAAGACATCTGAGTTTACTAAATTACCAAATATAAGTTTCACATTTTTAGCACAAAACCCATCTTCATTAATGGTTGTAACATGGCTTGTTTACATATAACCACAcagcaacatgaaaaaaaccctctcCTGTTAAGAGACTCATCAAGACActcaacaaactgaaaaaaagcgCGGTTTTCACACAGCCTGTAAAGATACCAGAGTGCGGTCTCTCGCTCTATTTACAAGTATCAACATCGGAGCATCGCACTTCCAGTTTCACAAACACAATTAACCGAAAATGTCCCTGCAGACAACAGACCGAGCTTATGAAGCCAGCGTATCCACGGCTGCCGCTCTACAAAGGCAGCGGATCGTAGCCATTACTCGGTGAGAGCAGAGCCAGTGCGCAGGATATGAATGGAGAGACACTGCAAGCGGCTGGGCTACATGCTAGCTAGTGTTTTCTAGGAGCTTTGCGTGCATATTTAGCCAATTCGATACAATCACAGCAATTAACACGCACACGACTGTCTAAAGACTCTTAAGTTGTTAAAAAGTTTGATCCCAACAACCCGTTTCACCTCTATTTCCAGCATTTTTTATGCACTTAGATTGAATTTCGTTAGCCTAGCTGGCTAGCCTGCTTAGCCAACCAGCTATCAACAATATTCTGACGTACAGCTAGCTTGAGCCTTTGACATTCAAAACAAACCACCGATACACACAATTTTAACACTGTTAACGTGCGTCGGGGCCTCGATTCAACAAAGACGTGGCGTAATTGTTTGCTTAGGAGTGTGAACGCAATTGCGTAGCGAGCTATCTGTCTCTCCTTGCAAGCAAAATATGAGTTAATGTTGGAATAGTCTTGGATGAAGGGGGGTATGCTTGGGAATTCGGTAGAAAATGAGCGTGTTCGCCGGCTCGTGCAGTAGCGCCGGGTTCCGAACGCGGCGGCCGTGCAGTTCGCGGTTCGTGTGCAGAACGCAAATGTTGCAGCTTTGTTACAGTTATTCGAATTAATGGAGAAATCGCTACATTGTAACAAACTCACCCGAGACGATAGAGGTGCAGGCAGCGCGGGGTCTCCAGGACAGCCTCGCACGGGCTGCTGTACAGGACCCAACTACAGCCAGGAAACAGGGGACTTCCGTTTTTGCCTGATTGAAATCTGTGCTTCGTCAGTGTGCTATCCTGATTCTCCGTAACCGTGTTTCCTGAATGTTACAACGACTACAAAAAAATTAATAGCACTTGTTTTTATATGCAAATTGACTTAAACTTCTTGTTGTATTCCCGTTGATCGTGCTACTTTTGTCCTCCCGGCTCAAAATTGACccggtttggtttgactgtttataaagcttaaggtataaattatcaccctgTTCTGTGTTAGACCTCTTTAGcaaacttcattccaacttactAACACAGGTTTCAAACATATGTTTTTGGAATTTATGGTCAAtagcctcatttaaatgaaactatacctcattttcAGAGTTGGGAAAGTTGTAATAGGTTACAGTTTACTAGTtaaaataagtaatgtaactatttcaaatacttaatcaaagtaatgtaacttattacatttgattacttttctaattttctaactaACGTTTTCAGCTGTGGGTAAGTGTATCCATTAAGCAccaaatctaagttcaggtgtttttcatggatactgacatgatttataagggagatcatttcttataaagcaagatttatctctcatttgaaaatgtattcattagttcatgtagattttggaatataaaataattttttttttaatcaaaattctggcatgagcttaattgACACTACACTATTTAAGCCCATATTATGAAATTGAAAATTACACACCTTTTGATGCATACCATATTCTAATAAACAAGGATAACCTCTCAAATAAATATCTGATGTGGTATATCATCATAATTATGGgtaaatatcacatttatttcatgtaAATGGAAAAATCTGAATCCCTCACTAACCTGCTTTGGTCAATAGGGATTCACATTTCctgtaaaatattttcttaaaagaTTTAAGAATGATATTAATGTTGcaagtaataataattaccaaggtAAGCTTAATCAAGTTTGGTCTATTCCtggaatttgtttttgttgctgcatATCGAGGAAGCGCCTCAATTACTTTGGCATTGTTATTTAACTAAACGACCATGGCGAAAGTTTTCTAAATttattaatgttacatttatgtCTGATTTTGCTTCATTGTATAAACACagcatgtttgggttttttaagTTGTTAAAATGCATAAAGTCCCACTCCCCCAAAACTGTGTTCTGCTTCTAGCTTTTCTACAGTTATAATGAGCTCCAATGAGCACAATGttttatgtgcagagtttgacaccagaagGATGttctcacattcatctgctgtaagtgaaaagtttctctgtgctcaaaTGAAAATCTGTTTGTATGAGGTGGGCCTAGAAGCCTAATGTGGGGCAAATATGTTCAATGCTAATCCTGTCCCAATAGTCAACCTACACTAATGCAATGTGGGAGTTTAATTCATTGAGTGCACAAACTCCAGTGGCTAATGCGGATATTTATCTTCATCATGgtttcaatcattttaatgttgatcAGAGAGAAAAGTGTATGACTTCTCTGATGTTTAAAAAGATACACAATAGCCTCCATCATGTAAATTATCCACACACAAATTGttttttggaatattttcaCACCACTGTAATGCACACTGGGAAGTGAATTCAAATAATCCAACACTGTGTCTCAACAATTTAAtctgaagagaggaggaaacatGGTGAGAAGGAGAAGTATTTGTACCTGTGGCAGTGCATGTtagtgtgtctttgtatgtaatgtgtgtttgtgtttatgagaTAAATGCAGCTTTGAATTGTGAATGACACCTGGAGGTTAGAGGTGACTAACAGTTAAAAGTGCAGAAGGAGACATCATGCGTCCAGCAGTCAAACTTcataaatgaacaatatttgcatattaccATTTCTGAATTATTAATGAGGGAGAACgagtagatgtaattttaaggattttaacaagataattgaacttttgtggtgaaaaaacatatcagacacaaattattatacagtattttatatacagtacatcttaaaactttttttgaggaaatctttaaaatcacatctctctctttctctctttctctaatcAAAATTATTCCGTGaatacaaagaaacaaagatagCCATAGGTATTAAAAAGTTCTAGTATGAAGACCCTGAATATGCAGTGAAAGTATTGGTGGgaaagtgaatgaatgatctCCTCTCCCGTCTTTCACTTCCCTGAAGTGTTTAGATTTCACAACCAACCACATGAAAGGGTTTCAAGCAGATGCAATAAATTGTATGCTGACATGACACACTGCTGCTTGAGGAATTGgactaaattttaaaaaatgtagacaaaatgtattttcttaaaaaataaaaaaaaacgcatattttatacataaaacctaattttttaaacatctaTACAAATTATATACATATTACATTATGGACAGCATATGGATTTGTTCATTAGGGAGCTGAGGGAATGTTTTTATAGCTCATTCCCATTTTGCATTGAATTTTAATGATGTACTAGAGTCAAGTTTGATCTGACCAGCATATTagaatcattattattttgcttAAAGTCCCTCTCtagtcaaaaatgtatttattgtcttggttcttcagttggatgtttgagcttcactgtgcttTACTGTCATATATGTGCAAAATTTGACActagagggtttttttttaacctttatctCCTGGAAGTGGAACGTTTCTCTGTTATCTgttgtgctcaccttaaatatgagaacagagagggagagggagagaatgagaagaaggagaaggtgaaagaaaggatgaggagagagagggacagaagagggagaaaggagaaataaagaggagagggagagagagaagagggatagaggagagagggagtgagagagagggagagaaggtggaggaaggagaaataaagagctgatggaaagaaggagaagagggagagagacagcaggagagaagagagagaaaggagaaataaagaggagagggagaagaggcagagagagggggagagaagatggaaagagagtgaaagaggatggagaagagggagagggggacagaagatggagaaaagaaaaagaaagaggacagGGAGATAGAAGAGAGAGGCACATATTATAAAcagctggatttaaaaaaaagctaacaTTCTTGTCCATTTAGTATATATTCAACATATGATATAGGTATATGTAGTTTACAAGCCGCACATGAACGCCTCATTAGTGTTTCCGCTGCTCCGGTGTCACATGACAGAGGTGACAAGGCAAACCCGCTGCTAGCGCTGGTTAGCAAGTTTGTTGACTTTCGCATTTTCCTCATTGTTCCTttataaaaaaatcaccaaaaattaaaaaatggataACAGCGGGAAGGAAAAGGAAGCAACGGCTTTAATGGCAGAAGCTGAGAAGAAAGTAAAATCATCGCAGTCGTTTTTCGGTGCGATGTTTGGGTGAGTTTGTCAGTTTAGCTCCTGTTGGctaattttttttgtcaagcTAAGGGCCAACTAAGCGGAAGGTGGTTACCTGACTGGTTATATCACCAGATCTGAAGACAGCaggacaacaaataaaacaccttttcttAATCTCAACACCCCTGTTACTGTCTTGCTGTTTTGTGCTTTATGTCAGTTTTTGTGGACATGGTTTAGCGAGTGTGTTTTTAGCTGCATTTGCATCATTATCTTTGCACGGATCACTGCTGGAGGATTTAAtatcagctgtgtgtgcagCACCTGTCACTCTGAGGatgactttattattattattattatgtcagGCTGTTTTATGAAAAGATGACTAATGCAACATTTCAAGTGAATTATtacctcttttaaaaaaaggggtgACTGTATATCACTGATTTATAGCCCCATCTACTGGAGAAAGATAAGATTATTTTAGCATAATTTAAATCAGTCAAGTGTAAATCACATGTCTgccaaatgtgtttataatagCCGAGTGACATGGGGGTTATGGCTGGTATTGTATACagtcactggcctctttatcaGGTACACATGTGCAAtttaattcaatccaatatGACACACAATACTCTTGTAGTGGTTCTCTTTTATAGTGTATAAACTGTATACATGAAGTATAGTCAATGGTGTGTCATGAAATAAGAATAAAACTGAAGATATTCCTCCAGCCGTGTTTCAAGATGTgtataaaatactttaatttgaGTAATAATGTGTCTAATATGATTTAACCACacaaaaagtttaattattttgttaaaaatctactacaatcaatcaatcaatcaatatacATATACTTCTCCTACTCCTACTATTTCCAGagtctataaatatgcaaatatacagtCACTGgtctctttattaggtacaccttagtaatctaattcaatccaatacaacacaCAATAATCTgttataaattctacatttatgaagtttatacatttacatttattttgttgacattgtcaaaaaagtttaattctacttaatgtttattactgaggtcatactaGGTGGTGGTGGCGTAAATAAAAGTTATctctctcatgtatgttaatggagtggacaaaatattagaaatacattcaatattattattaacttttattttacctATGACTGCAATTGATATTTGTCAGATATAGAGAGTATGAGTATGGCCAAAGTCTGTAAACTCAAATAATCTGAATATAAAATTGTCAATAAAGTTTCTCTTGTCACTCAGGGGTTCCTCCAAGTTGGAAGAGGCGTGTGACATGTATGTGAGGGCCGCCAACATGTACAAGATGGCCAAAAACTGGTGTGGTAAGATGATTATCACATATCGGATGATCGAGTGTGTAAAGATTgctggtttttttttcctcattcattcatagctcaatcctcttttaacattttgttttcagctgCAGGAAACGCGTTCTCCCAGGCTGCTCGCCTCCACCTGCAGATGCAGAGCAAACACGACGCAGCGACTAACTTCATAGATGCCGGAAACGCCTTCAAGAAAGCAGATCCACAAGGTAATCATATACtcgtcatcatcaccatcagcagcagcagcccctTCAGCATACATCACCGCTGGTGCTCTCTCACTCATGTCACCCATGTCCTGTTTGGTTACAAGCTGCTGTACCGGTTTCATCGGACCATGACCGTAAAGCGAATGTTATCTAATGTCTTTAAGTTCCTGCAGTTGAAGAGCTTTAACAGCATAACTCAGGGCTTGTCTCACAGTGCTGTTAACTAGTGTGGATGGGGACACAAAAAAGTGTGAATAAATACCACATCAGGCCCAGAAGTCACCCTCATTTAGCTGCTACTAAAGAAAATACCTCGTcaccttcttctttcctttatcTGATAAAAGAAGTCAATTTTCTCACCTCACTTGTCTTATTGTACTACTTTTTTCAGTGCTTCCTAAAACTAGCTGCTTTTGATTTTGGCGATCTTTGAATCAAagtttattctttcttttctttctctctactttattttacactattttattatcatcattctataagttttaccttattgatttttttgttttctttagtcttttaaatatcttttttaacgtagtttttagtttagcttttattaaacttcatctcttttattctctcttattttacttatttaattgtttaaattgtctattattttttttacttattttatttaaattttctgcacatttttaattttttctcgCTTGCACAGGTCTCAATTTGTCTTttgagatagatagattgatagatagatagacagatagacagacagacagacagacagacagacagatagatagatagatagatagatagatagatagatagatagatagatagatagatagatagaatctttattgtcattgcacataaGATACAACAAAACCCATCCCAGCagcatacatgaaaataaatatgtatgtatttaaaagtatatatacatatatatatatatgtgtgtgtgtattaaggGGGGAACAAATAGCCGATTTGAATTGGAAAACcagttttgatttaaaagatgcGAGTGCATCGGTACGCAGACCCCTGGATCGATCTAAATGTAGCATGAACCGGCCGATGGCCCAATTACAGTTATAAATCGGTTTAATGTTGCTGCTGTAAGATCTGTCTGTTCCTgtctgcagctctctctctctcgctctccagTAAAACTCTTGCGAGACTCGTCACAGCAACGTTAAAATAGCGCTTTGCTTGGAAGGGAAAGAAATAATGCAGCTTCAAGTCTGAAGTCTAAAGTTTGGAAGAGATTTGGATTTTACAAGAAGAAAGGAACACTAGATAAAACCGCTGCAATATGTAAGGAGTGTAAAACAGCACCAACTATGATAAcaatgtgagcatccacactatGAACTATAAtgtcctgtaaacagcggtgtcaagcaCGTGCTTCGCGCTCCAGCTGCATTTACGGCTGAAGAAAATTGATCATTGATGTTACTGCTGTACGTTGTacggagaaagaaaaagaaaagcagaagtgtTCAGAggtgggtgctgattcagtgtgttgatcagaagtatttgaGACtgtagttgctgtgatgtttcagtatttacagaccaaactgacctgcagcagatgttgaagcgcTGTGTGTAAAAGCTGTGCTGCTCCAATTTACAACGCGTCAGtccgtggtgagagaggagcaaagctgcattaagatagtcatctgtctgtttccttaattaaaatgatatttgcaggttTGAAGTTTTACTGGAAATGTCAGGCTGGATACACATGTTGGCTCAGCACTTATGACATTACAAAATGAGACAAGGgatgtctttttaaattgtttgatTATAACTTTCTAACTCAGCAGCTCATTCTCTGATCTGAGCCTACACAAGACTctctctaaatgttttatttctttcacctCCTTTACTAGTTTCTTTGGCTCTAATTTGTGCCAAAAATTAAGATTGaataatatgtttgttttcattatcagaGGGGCTTTGCAAAGTTTTCAACATGcaatgtattacagtaataaacacaatgacatgGTTCTGAACtgataaatgtcaaaaataacaaaaatacttgTTCCCTGGTcttataaaatatatctatttGAAAGTACGCAATGCCACATTTATAGGATTTACTTATGTTAATTTATATTGTAAAATTAATGTCTACTTTAAACAAAGAACTGTATCAGATGACATCATATCCCATCGAATCGAATTGTACCAAATCGATTCGAACCGTTCCATTTTCACATGTATCGTTCCTGTATCGTGTCATACCCCATGTATCGAGATACGCATCGGATCGTCTTATATTGTAGAGATGCACACCcctaatgtgtgtatattacagataaataaatatgtagatatataaatattagaGTGCAACAGTAGTGCCATACATATTGTGCTTaggttttaatgcatttttattccttttctttatgctgtcacttgttctgtcttattatcagcttgtcaatcaactgtaaaACACTTGCCTGTATGAAAGGtggtatatgtatgtatatatatatatatatatatatatatgtatatatatataaagtttgattgattgattaatagtTTGTTAGGTTATTgttgtgaataataataataagaataataattgCATTATGGTGGTCTTATATGTGATATTATTTGTCTCAACAGAGGCCATAAACTGCCTAAACCGAGCTATTGAGATATACACAGACATGGTGagttctctcttctcttctgtaaAAACCCTTTCACTGTTTTAGGATCTAATTTGTTTTATGGGAAATGAAACTTCCTTGTTGATCGCATCTCTGATGtaaatttctttctttctttatgtttttgtggcGGCGGGGATGCAGGGACGCTTCACCATCGCAGCCAAACATCATATCACCATCGCTGAAATATATGAGACAGAGCTGGTGGACATTGATAAGGTCAgataaaatatttgtgtttttatgtattgttAATATTCATTTCAGGGCAGATTTctgatttctgtgtttgttttttgtgtttttttcccccaagacTAAATTAAAATTCTTGTTAGCCACAAATATGGGAAAtatatgctgttttttaaacCTCTGCCTTGATTGTCCACTTTTCATTTCAGGCGATTGCTCATTACGAACAGGCAGCAGACTACTACAAAGGCGAAGAATCAACCAGGTGACTATTTTAAATAAGCAGTAAtcatcaacatgttttaatttctcTTGTTTACGTCAGGCTggtttctttgtttgtctttttttgcatgatttacatgCACCTACCGTGGAAAAGAACTTCCTGTGGTTCGACCACACTGTTTAACAAGACACTAATGTCCAAACAGAAATCTCTTCTATTTCTCTCCATATTGCTCTGTTAGCTGCTAATGCGACTCACAGACTGTGAAGTACAGTTTTATATGAACTGTATGGAAAACTACTCGCCCAAAGACGTCAAATATTTGAAACCATTTTACAGGaaaataagttatttttaatgtaaaaatactgtgacactgatttctgtttttttttgtt is from Scomber scombrus chromosome 5, fScoSco1.1, whole genome shotgun sequence and encodes:
- the napab gene encoding N-ethylmaleimide-sensitive factor attachment protein, alpha b — protein: MDNSGKEKEATALMAEAEKKVKSSQSFFGAMFGGSSKLEEACDMYVRAANMYKMAKNWCAAGNAFSQAARLHLQMQSKHDAATNFIDAGNAFKKADPQEAINCLNRAIEIYTDMGRFTIAAKHHITIAEIYETELVDIDKAIAHYEQAADYYKGEESTSSANKCLLKVATYAAQLEQYPKAIEIYEQVGTHAMDSTLLKYSAKDHFFKAALCHFCVDMLNAKLAVQKYEEMFPAFSDSRECKLLKKLLDAYEEQNVDAYTDSVKEFDTISRLDQWLTTMLLRIKKSIQDDESDLR